The Streptomyces sp. DG1A-41 genomic sequence AGCCACGTCGTCGCCGTGATCGGTGACGGGGCGCTGACCGGCGGCATGGCCTGGGAGGCGCTGAACAACATCGCCGACGCCAAGGACCGGCCCCTCGTCATCGTCGTCAACGACAACGAGCGGTCCTACGCGCCGACCATCGGCGGCCTCGCCAACCACCTCGCGACGCTGCGGACGACGGACGGCTACGAGCGGTTCCTCGCCCGCACCAAGGAGGTGCTGGAGCGCACCCCCGTCGTCGGGCGGCCGCTCTACGGCACCCTGCACGGCGCCAAGAAGGGCCTGAAGGACTTCATCGCCCCGCAGGGCATGTTCGAGGACCTCGGCCTGAAGTACGTCGGCCCGATCGACGGGCACGACCTGGAGGCCCTGGAGTCCGCGCTCGCGCGGGCCAAGCGGTTCGGCGGGCCGGTCATCGTGCACTGCCTCACCGAGAAGGGCCGCGGCTACCAGCCCGCCCTCCAGGACGAGGCCGACCGCTTCCACGCCGTCGGCAAGATCCACCCCGACACGGGCCTGCCGATCGCCTCCTCCGGCGCCGACTGGACGTCCGTGTTCGGCGAGGAGATGGTCAAGCTGGGTGAGGAGCGCGAGGACATCGTCGCCATCACCGCCGCCATGCTCCAGCCGGTGGGCCTGGAGAAGTTCGCCAAGCGCTTCCCCGAGCGGGTCTACGACGTCGGCATCGCCGAGCAGCACGGCGCCGTGTCCGCGGCGGGCCTGGCGACGGGCGGAGTGCACCCGGTGTTCGCGGTGTACGCCACCTTCCTCAACCGCGCCTTCGACCAGGTGCTGATGGACGTCGCCCTGCACAAGTGCGGGGTGACCTTCGTGCTGGACCGGGCCGGTGTCACCGGCACCGACGGGGCGTCCCACAACGGCATGTGGGACATGTCGATCCTCCAGGTCGTGCCGGGGCTGCGGCTGGCCGCGCCGCGTGACGCCGACCAGGTCCGCGCGCAGCTGAGGGAGGCCGTCGCGGTCGACGACGCGCCGACCGTGGTCCGCTTCTCCAAGGGTGCCGTCGGTCCCGCCGTTCCCGCCGTGGGCCGTGTCGGCGGCATGGACGTGCTGCGCGAGCCCGGCACCGACCGGCCCGACGTGCTGCTGGTCTCCGTCGGCGCCCTCGCGCCGATGTGCCTGGAGATCGCCGGCCTGCTCGACAAACAGGGCATCTCCACCACCGTCGTCGACCCGCGCTGGGTCAAACCCGTCGACGAGGCCATGGCCCCGCTCGCCGAGCGGCACCGCGTGGTCGTCACCGTCGAGGACAACAGCCGGGTCGGTGGTGTCGGTTCGGCGATCGCGCAGGCGTTGCGCGACGCGGGTGTCGACGTGCCGCTGCGTGACTTCGGCATCCCGCCGCGCTTCCTCGACCACGCCTCGCGTGCCGAGGTCATGGCCGAGATCGGCCTCACCGCGCCGGACATCGCCCGCCAGGTGACCGGGCTGGTCGCCAAGCTGGACGGCCGGTACGAGCGCTCCGCGGCCGATGCCGTCGACTCCGTGGAACCCGCGCGCGACTGACAACGCGACAGACACCGCTGAATGGGCCGGTCTCACCACCGTGAGGGGTGGTGAGACCGGCCCATCGGCGTGAATCCTCGTGCGCCGGGGCATATGGACGGTGCCCCCTCTCGATCATGTCGAGGACGACAAGCGTGGGAGGTACCCCGTGAGCAGCACCCTCTTCCGGACGAAGAAGGTCGAGCAGTCCATCCTCGACACCGAGGAACCAGAGCACGCGCTCAAGAAGTCCTTGTCCGCGCTGGATCTGACCGTCTTCGGTGTCGGCGTGATCATCGGCACCGGCATCTTCGTCCTCACCGGAACAGTCGCGAAGAACAACGCCGGACCCGCGGTGGCCCTGGCGTTCGTCGCGGCCGGCGTGGCCTGCGCGCTGGCCGCGCTCTGTTACGCCGAGTTCGCCTCCACGGTCCCGGTCGCCGGGTCCGCCTACACGTTCTCGTACGCCTCGCTCGGTGAGCTGCCGGCCTGGATCATCGGCTGGGACCTGGTCCTTGAGTTCGCGCTCGGTACGGCGGTGGTGGCCGTCGGCTGGTCCGGCTACGTCCAGTCGCTCATGGACAACGCGGGCTGGTCGATGCCCGCGGCCCTGGGCAGCAGAGAGGGTTCCGACGTCTTCGGCTTCGACATCCTCGCCGCCGCGCTCGTCCTCGTCCTCACCGGCATCCTCGTGCTCGGCATGAAGCTGTCCGCGCGGATCACGTCGCTCGTCGTCGCCATCAAGGTGACGGTCGTCCTCGTCGTGATCATCGCGGGTGCGTTCCTCATCAAGGGCGAGAACTACGACCCGTTCATCCCGAAGGAGAAGGCGGTGGAGGCCGGGAAGAGCCTCGATGCCCCGCTGATCCAGCTCATGTTCGGCTGGGCGCCCTCCAACTTCGGCGTGATGGGCATCTTCACCGCCGCCTCCGTCGTGTTCTTCGCCTTCATCGGCTTCGACGTCGTGGCCACGGCGGCGGAGGAGACCCGCAATCCGCAGCGCGACATGCCGCGCGGCATCCTCGGCTCCCTGCTGATCTGCACCGCGCTGTACGTCGCCGTGTCGATCGTCGTCACCGGCATGCAGCACTACAGCCGGCTCTCCGTGGACGCGCCGCTCGCCGATGCGTTCAAGGCCACCGGGCATCCCTGGTACGCGGGTTTCATCAGCTTCGGCGCCGCGGTCGGTCTGACGACGGTGTGCATGATCCTGCTGCTCGGGCAGACCCGGGTGTTCTTCGCGATGAGCCGTGACGGGCTGCTGCCGCGGTTCTTCTCCCGCGTCCACCCGCGGTTCAGGACCCCGCACCGGCCGACCATCCTGCTCGGCGTGGTCATCGCGATCCTGGCCGGCTTCACTCCGCTGACGGAGCTCGCCGCCCTGGTGAACATCGGCACGCTGTTCGCCTTCGTGGTGGTCGCCATCGGTGTGCTCGTCCTGCGCAGGACCCGCCCCGACCTGCACCGGGCCTTCCGCACCCCCTGGGTGCCGCTCATCCCGATCCTGTCGGTGTGCGCCTCCCTGTGGCTGATGATCAACCTGCCCGCCGAGACGTGGGTCCGGTTCGGCATCTGGATGGCCGCGGGCTTCGTCCTGTACTTCCTCTACGGCCGTACGCACAGCCGCCTCGCGAGGGGCGAGGAAACGAAGCCCGAGCAGACGTTCTGACATCAGCTGCGGCCAATCGTGCCGCTAAGGGCGGCACGGGTGGGCGATGGGGGTGCCCCCGCTCGAGCGAAGCCGGGAGCTTGGGGGAGGCACCCCGCAGCGCCGGGTTGCGCAGCGCCCCGGCCCCGGCAGCCGCTGGCGGCACTCCGTCATGCCGGGCCGCGGACCCACCCGGCACACTAGGGCCGTACCGACCGCGGCCCCGCCACCTCCGCCCCCAACTCCCCGACCCGCCTCCGCAGCTCCCGGTCCGCCGTGACCACCAGCACCGGACGCGCACCCGCCCCCGTGACCACGTCCACGATGTGATCGTCCCCGCTGCCCACCGCCGACTCGACCCGCACCCCGGCCACGGACTCCACCCCTCGCGCCGCCCCTTCCACCACGAGCACGATCTCCACCGGCGCGGCCACCCCCGGCACCCCGTCCGACGCCAGCCGGTCCCGCAACCGCTCCGCCGCCCCCTTCCGGTCGCGCCACCAACCGTCCGGTACCGACCCGACGACATTCGCGGCGTCGACGACGACGAGCAGGGGAGCGTTGCTGTTCATGTGGTCAGGGTCGCACGCCGGATCTCGGCCAGGCAGGGGGTGGGCGGGGCGTCCCGTCGCACCGCCCGCGTAAGGTGAACCGGTGAACGGCGACTGGCTCTTCCGCGGCCGCGACGGCCGCCTCACCGTCTACCTGTCCTCCGGCGACGCCGTCCTGTGCCGCGCGGAACGCGGCCCCGCCGGCTCCTGGGAGGCCCCCCGAACCGTCGGCGGCACGCAGAAACTGCACCCGGGCGTCGCGGTCGGCCAGGGCGCCGACGGCTACGCCCATCTCGCCGCCTGGAGGCCCACCGTGCCGGGCGAGTCGGGACTCGTGCACTCCACCCACTTCCGGCCCCGGCTCGCGCCCCTGGACTGGGTCCCGATCGGGCACCCCGACAAGAAGGGCGACCGGACGGGCCAGCCGGCCGTCGCCGTGGACGCCCAGGGGCGTGGCTATGTCTTCGTCCGTAACAAGGGCGGCGGAGTGAGCCTGCGCAACCAGAAGGAGAAGGGCGGCTGGGGACCCTGGCAGGACCTCCAGGGGCACGACGTGGAGGGGGACTTGGCCGCCGTGACGGGGGAGTCGGGGCTGGTCG encodes the following:
- a CDS encoding NTP pyrophosphohydrolase, with product MNSNAPLLVVVDAANVVGSVPDGWWRDRKGAAERLRDRLASDGVPGVAAPVEIVLVVEGAARGVESVAGVRVESAVGSGDDHIVDVVTGAGARPVLVVTADRELRRRVGELGAEVAGPRSVRP
- the dxs gene encoding 1-deoxy-D-xylulose-5-phosphate synthase, translated to MPLLTRIRGPRDLDRLSLEELNQLAEEIRTFLVEAVSKTGGHLGPNLGVVELTIALHRVFESPRDKVLWDTGHQSYVHKLLTGRQDFSKLKMKGGLSGYPSQAESEHDIIENSHASTVLGWADGIAKANELLDRDSHVVAVIGDGALTGGMAWEALNNIADAKDRPLVIVVNDNERSYAPTIGGLANHLATLRTTDGYERFLARTKEVLERTPVVGRPLYGTLHGAKKGLKDFIAPQGMFEDLGLKYVGPIDGHDLEALESALARAKRFGGPVIVHCLTEKGRGYQPALQDEADRFHAVGKIHPDTGLPIASSGADWTSVFGEEMVKLGEEREDIVAITAAMLQPVGLEKFAKRFPERVYDVGIAEQHGAVSAAGLATGGVHPVFAVYATFLNRAFDQVLMDVALHKCGVTFVLDRAGVTGTDGASHNGMWDMSILQVVPGLRLAAPRDADQVRAQLREAVAVDDAPTVVRFSKGAVGPAVPAVGRVGGMDVLREPGTDRPDVLLVSVGALAPMCLEIAGLLDKQGISTTVVDPRWVKPVDEAMAPLAERHRVVVTVEDNSRVGGVGSAIAQALRDAGVDVPLRDFGIPPRFLDHASRAEVMAEIGLTAPDIARQVTGLVAKLDGRYERSAADAVDSVEPARD
- a CDS encoding amino acid permease, which produces MSSTLFRTKKVEQSILDTEEPEHALKKSLSALDLTVFGVGVIIGTGIFVLTGTVAKNNAGPAVALAFVAAGVACALAALCYAEFASTVPVAGSAYTFSYASLGELPAWIIGWDLVLEFALGTAVVAVGWSGYVQSLMDNAGWSMPAALGSREGSDVFGFDILAAALVLVLTGILVLGMKLSARITSLVVAIKVTVVLVVIIAGAFLIKGENYDPFIPKEKAVEAGKSLDAPLIQLMFGWAPSNFGVMGIFTAASVVFFAFIGFDVVATAAEETRNPQRDMPRGILGSLLICTALYVAVSIVVTGMQHYSRLSVDAPLADAFKATGHPWYAGFISFGAAVGLTTVCMILLLGQTRVFFAMSRDGLLPRFFSRVHPRFRTPHRPTILLGVVIAILAGFTPLTELAALVNIGTLFAFVVVAIGVLVLRRTRPDLHRAFRTPWVPLIPILSVCASLWLMINLPAETWVRFGIWMAAGFVLYFLYGRTHSRLARGEETKPEQTF